One region of Mesorhizobium japonicum MAFF 303099 genomic DNA includes:
- a CDS encoding YihY/virulence factor BrkB family protein: MPLAFKDVWNVAREAVVGFVDDDALSHGAAMAFYATTSLAPVLLIVVAIAGLAFGHDAAQLALSAQISGLMGAGSAGILEDILKGASAKSSGTVAAILGTVTLFITASGVFGEMQQSLNKIWKVEPNGGSISRLVRARAVSLGLVAALGFMLLVSLVASAAISTLGDFISARLPFGTIVLSVINTFVSFVLISAMFAAIYKVLPDRTLKWRDVAIGALVTAALFTIGKSLIGWYLGTSAVASSYGAAGGLLVILLWVYYSSEIFLLGAEFTRAFSIRHGSRSDLARLVPQPLPADTAIPARSERMALDDKKGKSGGVLAVVAVASVSATITAIVLGPRRP; this comes from the coding sequence ATGCCCCTAGCTTTCAAGGATGTTTGGAACGTTGCGCGCGAAGCCGTGGTTGGTTTTGTCGACGACGATGCCCTTAGTCATGGCGCGGCGATGGCCTTCTACGCCACGACTTCGCTTGCACCGGTCCTGTTGATCGTGGTCGCGATCGCTGGTTTGGCTTTCGGTCATGACGCTGCGCAGTTGGCTCTATCGGCACAGATTTCGGGTCTTATGGGAGCGGGGAGCGCGGGGATCCTCGAAGACATCCTGAAAGGGGCGTCTGCGAAATCGTCGGGAACCGTGGCGGCGATCCTAGGCACGGTCACTTTGTTCATAACCGCCTCGGGTGTCTTTGGCGAAATGCAGCAGTCGCTCAACAAGATATGGAAGGTTGAGCCGAACGGCGGTTCGATTTCGCGCCTTGTTCGGGCCCGCGCAGTAAGTCTGGGTCTTGTGGCTGCACTCGGTTTCATGCTGCTCGTATCTTTGGTGGCGAGCGCCGCAATCTCGACACTCGGCGACTTCATCAGCGCTCGATTGCCTTTCGGCACAATCGTTTTGAGTGTCATCAATACCTTTGTTTCCTTTGTTCTGATTTCTGCGATGTTCGCCGCGATCTATAAAGTGTTGCCCGACCGGACCTTGAAATGGCGCGATGTCGCAATTGGCGCTTTGGTGACCGCTGCCCTGTTCACGATCGGAAAATCACTAATTGGTTGGTACCTTGGCACAAGCGCCGTTGCATCATCATACGGGGCTGCGGGAGGACTGCTCGTTATCCTGCTGTGGGTCTACTATTCGTCGGAAATTTTCCTGCTCGGAGCAGAATTCACCCGCGCCTTTTCCATCCGACATGGAAGCAGATCCGATCTGGCCAGGCTAGTTCCCCAGCCGTTGCCGGCAGACACGGCGATCCCGGCTCGCAGCGAGCGAATGGCTCTCGATGATAAAAAGGGCAAGTCGGGCGGGGTTTTGGCTGTAGTCGCCGTGGCCTCCGTGAGTGCGACGATAACCGCTATCGTGCTGGGTCCACGCCGCCCTTAG
- a CDS encoding outer-membrane lipoprotein carrier protein LolA encodes MGERAEKTSGRFFFQRPGKLRFDYAGQSGVSLIADGKSVVIYNKKLKTSHLYALSKTPLKLLLDDKVEFSGNRVKGIRDDGDQVIIKLADRSAFGNSNITVVFDKKSLHLRRWSLTDERGQRTTVTISNVKEGVRAPPGTFTIDYAANREFNTTTK; translated from the coding sequence ATCGGCGAGAGGGCGGAAAAGACCAGCGGTAGATTTTTTTTCCAACGCCCGGGCAAGCTTCGGTTCGACTATGCAGGCCAATCCGGGGTCAGCTTGATTGCAGATGGAAAATCCGTCGTAATCTATAACAAAAAGCTCAAGACGTCGCACCTTTATGCCCTCTCGAAGACGCCGCTTAAACTCCTCCTGGACGACAAGGTCGAATTTTCTGGCAACCGCGTCAAAGGCATCAGAGACGATGGTGACCAGGTTATCATTAAGCTGGCCGACAGGTCGGCTTTCGGAAACTCGAACATCACGGTGGTCTTCGACAAGAAATCGCTCCATCTACGCAGATGGAGCCTCACCGACGAAAGAGGGCAGAGGACGACAGTGACTATCTCTAATGTGAAGGAGGGCGTTCGCGCTCCTCCAGGCACCTTCACCATCGACTATGCAGCAAACCGCGAATTCAACACCACAACGAAATAA
- a CDS encoding phage holin family protein gives MDDGTDHRPLVSVLGQAVSQFGSLMRLDLRLLEAEMRAKSTTLVSSGACGMAAAMFFALAAFALVQCLILAMIFLGIGPMLACLVVAIVLIGAGLMSLYLAKRALTGWTITPVETVNQVRTDFAALKQGIRYGSTQQ, from the coding sequence ATGGATGATGGAACGGATCACCGGCCCTTGGTGAGCGTGCTCGGCCAAGCGGTAAGCCAATTTGGCTCGTTGATGCGCCTCGACCTGCGCCTGCTTGAGGCGGAAATGCGAGCCAAGTCCACGACGCTCGTGTCTTCGGGCGCATGTGGGATGGCCGCTGCCATGTTTTTTGCGCTGGCGGCGTTCGCACTGGTTCAGTGTCTCATCCTTGCGATGATCTTTTTAGGGATTGGCCCGATGCTCGCCTGTCTGGTTGTTGCAATTGTCTTGATCGGGGCCGGCCTCATGTCCCTCTATCTGGCCAAGCGTGCGCTGACCGGATGGACGATCACGCCCGTCGAGACGGTCAATCAGGTGCGGACTGACTTCGCGGCCTTGAAGCAGGGAATACGCTATGGCTCAACTCAGCAATGA
- a CDS encoding ArdC family protein: MSVRTNRTHDAADRSNLYDEITGKIIAELEAGRFPWVQPWGASAADASLSLPTNASTHRAYSGINVLILWDAVVECGFPTQNWITYRQAFALGGNVRRGEHGTTVVYADRFVPDHEKKRARDTGEDAQAIPFLKRFTVFNIEQCEGLPDEVAASAPLSVASPIEPRVEALINATGIDFRIGGDRAFYVPAHDYIQVPPPQAYFEPINWHRTALHELGHATGHGSRLDRKLSGSSASRKYAFEELVAEISAAFCCATLGIVPTVRHADYIGTWLEVLREDNRAIVRAASQASKAADWLLGHLPAEAEASIGLGAGNDRSAA, translated from the coding sequence ATGTCTGTCCGGACCAATCGAACACATGACGCCGCCGACCGGTCGAACCTCTACGACGAGATCACCGGCAAGATAATTGCCGAGCTGGAAGCCGGTCGTTTTCCTTGGGTCCAGCCATGGGGGGCTTCCGCCGCAGACGCGTCGCTTTCCCTGCCTACGAATGCGAGCACCCATCGTGCGTATAGCGGGATCAATGTGCTCATCCTCTGGGATGCCGTCGTTGAATGCGGGTTCCCCACGCAGAATTGGATAACCTATCGACAGGCGTTCGCGCTCGGCGGGAACGTCCGCAGAGGCGAGCACGGGACAACGGTCGTCTATGCCGATCGTTTTGTCCCGGATCACGAGAAGAAGCGCGCTCGCGATACGGGCGAGGATGCTCAAGCCATACCGTTCCTCAAGCGCTTCACCGTTTTCAACATCGAGCAATGTGAAGGGCTCCCTGACGAAGTCGCAGCTTCGGCCCCGCTGTCAGTGGCAAGCCCGATCGAACCGCGTGTCGAGGCGCTGATCAATGCCACCGGTATCGACTTCCGGATTGGCGGCGACAGGGCGTTTTATGTGCCTGCCCACGATTATATCCAGGTGCCTCCGCCCCAAGCTTACTTCGAGCCGATCAATTGGCATCGGACAGCCTTGCATGAGCTCGGTCATGCCACCGGCCATGGTTCACGCCTGGATCGCAAATTATCCGGCTCTAGCGCCTCCAGGAAGTATGCGTTCGAGGAGCTCGTGGCAGAAATCAGCGCGGCTTTCTGCTGCGCGACCCTTGGCATCGTGCCCACGGTTCGGCATGCCGACTACATCGGCACATGGCTGGAGGTTTTGCGCGAGGACAACCGCGCCATCGTCCGCGCCGCCAGCCAGGCCAGCAAGGCGGCCGACTGGCTTCTTGGCCACCTGCCGGCGGAGGCCGAAGCATCCATCGGGCTGGGCGCAGGCAATGATAGATCGGCGGCATAA
- a CDS encoding ParB/RepB/Spo0J family partition protein gives MTTAVQKITLSSSRDIPFSKLVLGQSNVRRIKAGVSIQDLAASIARRGLIQSLHVRPVVDTDGQEMGMFEVPAGGRRYRALELLVKQKQLAKTAPVPCVVGSSSSAILAREVSLAENVERAPLHPLDQYRAFKDLLDQGMSEEEIAAAFFISVNVVKQRLKLTTVSPALLDVYAEDGMTIAQLEAFSVSRDHTRQEQVWEAIKNNWSKEPYQIRRMLTENTVRASDKRAVFVGLERYEAAGGEVLRDLFQSDDGGWLQDVPLLERLVKDKLQMMADEIANEGWKWIEVAVSFPYGAADGLRELEGAPVDLSSEEKATLHALRDELRSLQAEYEEADELPDEVDQRFGELESAIKTLEARPVRFDLAEIARAGVFVSIDTDGAILIERGYVRPQDEAPVTPEGDNDPGTDGSDVEATGLVQRAVITIGGPPAGPEEDDEDGIKPLPDRLITELTADRTLALRDKLANDPATAFLAVLHKFVRDAFSGYSAQGVAMEVFVRGTVFPVQSEGLRDTNYARSIKNRHEAWEKRLPTDVADLWDSLSALTGTEQTELFAHCASLGVNALYERADRYGNGAISTHGVQQRLADADHLARAVGLDMIAAGWRPTVGNYLGSVTKARILQAVREGAGERASQLIDHLKKGDMAKEAERLLADSGWLPEPLRLADVDIEAVGSNAGDEDETLPEFLAGGDAGDEDVKQLDAAE, from the coding sequence ATGACCACTGCCGTTCAAAAGATCACGCTGTCGTCCTCGCGCGACATCCCCTTCAGCAAGCTGGTCCTCGGCCAGTCCAATGTGCGTCGCATCAAGGCAGGCGTCTCGATCCAGGACCTGGCTGCTTCGATCGCTCGCCGCGGGTTGATCCAGAGCCTACACGTTCGACCTGTGGTTGATACCGATGGCCAGGAGATGGGGATGTTCGAGGTACCAGCCGGCGGCCGCCGATATCGCGCCCTCGAGTTGCTTGTGAAGCAAAAGCAGCTTGCCAAAACAGCGCCGGTTCCCTGTGTCGTCGGCAGTTCTTCCAGCGCCATTCTGGCGAGGGAAGTCTCACTGGCAGAGAACGTCGAACGCGCGCCACTTCACCCGCTGGATCAATATCGGGCCTTCAAGGATTTGCTCGACCAGGGTATGTCAGAAGAGGAGATTGCGGCTGCTTTCTTCATCTCGGTCAACGTCGTCAAGCAGCGGCTCAAGCTCACGACCGTTTCGCCCGCGCTTCTCGACGTCTATGCCGAGGACGGCATGACGATCGCCCAGCTTGAGGCATTTTCGGTCAGCAGGGATCATACAAGACAGGAGCAGGTCTGGGAGGCGATCAAGAACAACTGGTCGAAAGAGCCATACCAGATCCGCCGCATGCTCACCGAGAACACAGTGCGCGCCTCCGACAAGCGGGCCGTGTTTGTCGGCCTGGAGCGCTATGAGGCGGCGGGCGGCGAAGTGCTGCGCGATCTGTTCCAGTCGGATGATGGCGGCTGGCTGCAGGACGTTCCGCTGCTTGAACGGCTGGTGAAGGACAAGCTCCAGATGATGGCCGACGAAATAGCCAACGAAGGTTGGAAGTGGATCGAAGTCGCCGTGAGCTTCCCCTATGGCGCGGCCGACGGCCTGCGTGAGCTCGAGGGCGCACCGGTTGACCTCAGCAGCGAGGAGAAGGCAACGCTCCACGCGCTTCGCGACGAGCTCAGGAGTCTACAAGCGGAGTACGAGGAAGCTGATGAATTGCCCGATGAGGTCGACCAGCGCTTTGGCGAACTCGAATCCGCGATCAAGACGCTCGAGGCGCGCCCGGTCCGTTTCGATCTCGCCGAAATTGCGCGTGCGGGTGTCTTCGTCAGCATCGACACGGACGGAGCAATTCTCATCGAGCGCGGCTATGTGAGGCCGCAGGATGAGGCGCCCGTGACACCCGAGGGCGACAACGATCCCGGCACCGACGGGTCCGACGTCGAAGCGACGGGTTTGGTTCAGCGGGCCGTCATCACCATCGGTGGCCCGCCGGCGGGCCCGGAGGAGGATGATGAGGATGGCATCAAGCCGTTGCCGGATCGCCTGATCACGGAACTGACCGCGGATCGCACCCTGGCTCTGCGCGACAAGCTCGCGAACGATCCGGCAACCGCTTTTCTGGCCGTGCTTCACAAATTCGTCCGTGACGCTTTCTCTGGCTACAGCGCGCAAGGCGTGGCGATGGAAGTATTTGTCCGCGGCACGGTCTTTCCGGTCCAGTCCGAAGGGCTTCGGGATACGAATTATGCGCGCTCGATCAAGAACCGCCACGAGGCCTGGGAAAAGCGTCTTCCAACGGACGTCGCCGACCTGTGGGACTCACTCTCTGCACTGACGGGTACCGAGCAAACTGAGCTGTTCGCGCATTGCGCATCCCTCGGCGTCAACGCCCTCTACGAAAGGGCCGATCGCTACGGTAACGGCGCCATCTCGACGCACGGTGTCCAACAGCGCCTTGCGGATGCCGATCACCTTGCTCGGGCAGTTGGGCTCGACATGATCGCCGCCGGATGGCGCCCCACTGTCGGCAACTATCTCGGCAGTGTCACCAAGGCGCGTATCCTCCAAGCCGTTCGCGAGGGTGCTGGGGAGCGCGCCTCCCAGCTCATCGATCACCTCAAGAAGGGCGACATGGCCAAGGAAGCCGAACGGCTGCTCGCCGATAGTGGCTGGCTGCCCGAGCCTCTGCGGCTTGCCGACGTTGATATCGAAGCAGTCGGCAGCAACGCTGGCGACGAGGATGAGACGCTGCCGGAATTCTTGGCAGGAGGCGACGCCGGCGATGAGGACGTAAAGCAGCTCGACGCTGCCGAGTAG
- a CDS encoding bifunctional class I SAM-dependent methyltransferase/DEAD/DEAH box helicase, producing the protein MNFLSPTATGDSATPVDPAAAVCSAALRLLPHLECGRRVDAVVLRSAMEASFGASDTSGAWNWAMAYDACEAATVLFLRKYGRLLLRKAGSMASAQPLFSRIADLLPTHTRRSEESQALQQFSTPIPLGLAAVSAAAITASDRVLEPSAGTGLLAVLAETSGGSLVLNELAEVRAGLLSVLFPGLTVTRFDAAQIDDYLDPASLPTVVLMNPPFSVLANVHGRVADAAYRHVASALARLAAGGRLVTITNASFGPETPAWRNAFGRLQEQGRVVFTATISGAVYAKHGTTIDTRLTVIDKTLAGDTSFIPGTPGFAPDVATLLSWIEKHVPARPPIAEAAKVVPAITAPRTVRGYLARPVAGSVHRQLSEPVGVELSYETVDWAPDEGAWLTDAIYEDYGLQTIRIPGSQAHPTRLVQSAAMASVAPPKPTYRPTLPNHILTSLSDAQLETVILAGEAHCGFLTGSWSVDHTLDLVTAAPEEAPTAVRFRRGFFIGDGTGVGKGRQSASIVLDNWLQGRRKAVWISKSDKLLEDAQRDWAALGTERLLVTPLSRFPQGHPVTLPEGILFTTYATLRSDDRGEKVSRVRQIVEWLGSDFDGVLIFDEAHAMQNAGGGKGERGDVAPSQQGRAGLRLQHALPGARVVYVSATGATTVANLAYAQRLGLWGSEDFPFSTRAEFVEAIEAGGVAAMEVLARDLRALGLYTARSLSFDGVEYELVEHELTLEQRRIYDAYAGAFAVIHNHLDAAMRAANITGDSGTLNRQAKSAARSAFESAKQRFFGHLLTSMKTPTLIRSIEQDLQSGHSSVIQIVSTGEALMERRLAEVPTQEWNDVRVDITPREYVLDYLEHSFPVQLYEPFTDSEGNLSSRPVFRDGQPVESREALARRTALIEKLASLPPVPGALDQIVQLFGTDMVAEVTGRSRRIVRKGERLMVEGRAASANLAETQAFMDDVKRILVFSEAGGTGRSYHAELSARNTRLRVHYLLEPGWKADTAIQGLGRTHRTNQAQPPLFRPIATNVKAEKRFLSTIARRLDTLGAITRGQRQTGGQGLFRPEDNLESHYARDALRQLYLLIVRGKVEGCSLKLFEQTTGLTLTDENGIKDELPPVTTFLNRLLALTIELQDILFAAFDQLLTARVQGAIAAGVYDVGLETLRAESFVVTDRRAIYTHPGTGAETQLLTIDQRQSNRPVPVEEAVAQLDDQRAILLVNERSGRAALQVPAPSFMLDDGEIERRVRLIRPMEQHHASLRMMGDSHWQQADRETFAAAWSAEVAGVPAFSDSTIHIVAGLLLPIWKRLPNESSRVYRLQTDEGERIIGRRVSAAWAAGALATGVSTLTARDAFNALADGRTMLDLAEGLHLRRVRVMGANRIELSGFTDSMRERLTAYGLFHEIISWKLRMFVPADASGPAVLAKVIERYPIHRISEKEAT; encoded by the coding sequence ATGAATTTCTTGTCCCCGACAGCAACCGGCGATTCCGCCACGCCCGTCGATCCGGCCGCGGCAGTTTGTTCCGCAGCCCTGCGTCTGCTCCCCCACCTCGAATGTGGCCGGCGCGTCGATGCCGTTGTCCTGCGAAGCGCGATGGAAGCCTCATTCGGAGCCTCGGACACAAGCGGTGCCTGGAACTGGGCAATGGCGTATGACGCCTGCGAGGCCGCGACCGTCCTGTTCCTTCGCAAATACGGCAGGTTGCTTCTGCGCAAGGCCGGCTCCATGGCGTCCGCCCAACCGCTCTTTAGCCGGATAGCGGACCTTCTGCCCACGCATACCCGCCGCTCCGAGGAAAGCCAGGCGCTGCAGCAGTTCTCAACGCCTATCCCGCTGGGTCTCGCAGCCGTCTCGGCGGCGGCCATAACGGCATCCGACCGCGTGCTAGAGCCTTCCGCCGGTACTGGTCTGCTCGCTGTTCTCGCCGAGACGTCGGGCGGGTCGCTTGTCCTGAACGAGCTTGCGGAGGTTCGTGCGGGTCTTCTGTCTGTTCTCTTCCCGGGCCTTACCGTCACGCGGTTCGACGCGGCCCAGATCGATGATTATCTCGATCCCGCCAGCTTGCCCACCGTCGTGCTGATGAATCCGCCGTTCTCGGTCCTCGCCAACGTACATGGTCGCGTCGCGGATGCGGCCTATCGCCATGTCGCCTCGGCACTCGCCCGGCTTGCCGCCGGGGGGCGGCTGGTCACCATCACCAATGCGAGTTTCGGCCCGGAGACCCCGGCCTGGCGTAACGCCTTCGGGCGCCTCCAGGAGCAGGGTCGTGTCGTTTTCACGGCCACGATCAGCGGCGCCGTCTATGCCAAGCATGGCACGACGATCGACACCCGACTGACGGTCATCGACAAGACGCTGGCTGGCGATACGTCCTTCATTCCGGGCACGCCCGGCTTCGCGCCGGATGTCGCCACGTTGCTCAGCTGGATCGAGAAGCATGTCCCGGCACGTCCGCCGATCGCCGAAGCGGCGAAGGTCGTTCCCGCCATCACCGCGCCCCGGACGGTTCGCGGTTATCTCGCCCGCCCTGTCGCAGGCTCAGTTCACCGGCAGCTGTCCGAGCCTGTCGGCGTTGAACTGTCGTACGAGACGGTCGATTGGGCACCGGACGAGGGAGCGTGGCTGACCGACGCGATCTATGAAGACTATGGATTGCAGACGATCCGGATTCCCGGATCACAGGCGCACCCGACCAGGCTGGTCCAGTCCGCGGCGATGGCGTCGGTCGCGCCGCCAAAGCCCACTTATCGGCCGACCCTGCCCAACCATATCTTGACCTCGCTCTCCGACGCGCAGCTCGAAACGGTGATCCTGGCCGGCGAGGCCCATTGCGGGTTTCTCACCGGATCGTGGTCAGTCGACCACACGCTCGATCTTGTCACCGCAGCACCCGAGGAGGCGCCAACAGCGGTGCGCTTCCGGCGTGGCTTCTTCATCGGCGACGGAACCGGCGTCGGCAAGGGCCGGCAGTCGGCGAGCATTGTGCTCGACAACTGGCTGCAAGGCCGGCGCAAGGCCGTGTGGATTTCCAAATCAGACAAGCTGCTTGAGGACGCGCAGCGCGACTGGGCCGCGCTCGGCACGGAGCGTCTGCTGGTCACGCCGCTCTCACGCTTCCCGCAGGGACATCCCGTCACGCTTCCAGAAGGCATCCTGTTTACAACCTATGCCACGCTACGCTCCGACGACCGTGGCGAGAAGGTTTCGCGCGTCAGGCAGATCGTCGAATGGTTGGGCTCGGATTTCGACGGAGTGCTCATATTCGACGAGGCGCACGCCATGCAGAATGCCGGCGGCGGCAAGGGAGAACGTGGCGACGTCGCGCCCTCACAGCAAGGTCGCGCCGGCTTGCGCCTGCAACATGCGTTGCCTGGCGCCCGTGTCGTCTATGTCTCCGCCACCGGCGCGACCACCGTCGCCAATCTGGCCTACGCCCAGAGGCTTGGCCTCTGGGGTAGCGAGGACTTCCCGTTCTCGACCCGAGCGGAGTTCGTCGAGGCGATAGAGGCGGGTGGCGTGGCGGCAATGGAGGTGCTCGCCCGGGACCTTCGCGCGCTCGGCCTCTACACGGCACGCTCGCTCTCCTTCGACGGCGTCGAATATGAACTGGTTGAGCATGAACTGACGCTTGAGCAGCGGCGCATCTACGATGCCTACGCGGGCGCCTTCGCCGTCATTCACAATCATCTCGACGCGGCCATGCGGGCCGCCAACATCACCGGCGACAGCGGCACGTTGAACCGCCAGGCCAAGTCCGCCGCGCGCTCGGCCTTCGAAAGCGCCAAGCAGCGCTTCTTCGGTCACCTGCTGACGTCGATGAAGACGCCGACGCTGATCCGCTCGATCGAGCAGGATCTCCAGTCCGGGCATTCGAGCGTTATTCAGATCGTCTCCACCGGCGAGGCGCTGATGGAACGCCGGCTGGCGGAGGTGCCGACGCAGGAATGGAACGATGTCCGCGTCGACATCACGCCGCGCGAATATGTGCTCGATTACCTCGAGCATTCCTTTCCAGTTCAACTCTACGAGCCCTTTACGGATTCGGAAGGGAACCTGTCGTCGAGGCCGGTGTTTCGCGACGGCCAGCCCGTTGAAAGCCGCGAGGCGCTCGCGCGCCGCACGGCGCTGATTGAGAAGCTGGCGAGCTTGCCACCGGTTCCTGGGGCGCTCGACCAGATCGTCCAGCTCTTCGGCACCGACATGGTCGCGGAGGTGACGGGTCGGTCGCGACGCATCGTCAGGAAGGGCGAACGCCTGATGGTCGAGGGCCGCGCAGCCTCGGCCAATCTCGCCGAGACGCAGGCCTTCATGGATGACGTCAAGCGCATCCTGGTGTTCAGCGAGGCCGGCGGGACCGGCCGAAGCTACCATGCGGAGCTTTCGGCACGGAACACACGTCTGCGCGTCCACTATCTTCTTGAGCCTGGCTGGAAGGCCGATACCGCCATCCAGGGGCTTGGCCGCACGCATCGGACCAACCAGGCGCAGCCGCCGCTGTTCCGGCCGATCGCCACCAATGTGAAAGCCGAGAAACGCTTCCTCTCCACGATTGCCCGGCGTCTCGATACGCTGGGCGCGATCACGCGAGGCCAGCGCCAGACCGGCGGGCAGGGCCTGTTCCGGCCGGAGGACAATCTGGAATCGCATTATGCGCGCGATGCGCTGCGCCAGCTTTATCTGCTGATCGTCCGCGGCAAGGTGGAGGGCTGCTCACTCAAGCTGTTCGAGCAGACCACAGGGCTGACGCTGACGGACGAGAACGGCATCAAGGACGAGTTGCCGCCGGTCACCACTTTCCTCAATCGCCTGCTGGCGCTTACCATCGAACTGCAGGACATCCTGTTCGCGGCTTTCGACCAGTTGCTCACAGCCAGGGTGCAAGGCGCCATCGCGGCTGGGGTTTATGATGTTGGGCTCGAAACGCTGCGAGCGGAGAGCTTTGTCGTCACCGATCGGCGGGCGATCTACACCCATCCGGGCACGGGCGCCGAAACGCAGCTCCTCACCATCGATCAGCGCCAGAGCAACCGACCCGTGCCTGTCGAGGAAGCTGTCGCCCAGCTCGACGACCAGCGCGCCATCCTGCTGGTCAACGAACGCTCAGGGCGTGCTGCCCTGCAGGTCCCCGCGCCGTCGTTCATGCTCGATGATGGCGAAATCGAACGGCGGGTCAGGTTGATCCGGCCGATGGAGCAACACCATGCCTCCCTGCGTATGATGGGGGACAGTCATTGGCAGCAGGCTGATCGGGAGACTTTCGCCGCCGCCTGGAGTGCGGAGGTCGCGGGCGTCCCGGCATTCTCGGACTCGACCATCCACATCGTCGCGGGGCTGCTGTTGCCGATCTGGAAGCGACTACCAAACGAATCGAGCCGGGTCTATCGGCTCCAGACCGACGAGGGGGAGCGCATCATCGGACGCAGGGTTTCGGCCGCATGGGCCGCCGGCGCGCTCGCAACCGGCGTCAGCACCCTTACGGCACGAGATGCCTTCAACGCCCTTGCGGACGGACGAACGATGCTCGACCTCGCCGAGGGACTTCATCTGCGCCGCGTTCGTGTCATGGGCGCCAATCGCATCGAGCTGTCGGGCTTCACCGATAGCATGCGCGAGCGGCTGACGGCCTACGGGCTTTTCCACGAGATCATCTCCTGGAAGCTGCGGATGTTCGTGCCTGCGGACGCGAGTGGACCTGCGGTGCTCGCCAAGGTCATCGAGCGGTATCCCATACACCGCATCAGCGAGAAGGAGGCCACCTGA
- a CDS encoding DUF7146 domain-containing protein, with translation MSPCDASELASRLAHRAEAVCRRYLSNGRREGRYWLVGDARNAPGRSMFVRLKGSDSGKGAAGKWTDAATGEHGDLLDVIRESLGLVDFKDVCNEARSFLSMPLTTNEPKDQWEQAVPAAGGSPEAARRLVSMSQPVSGTLVEAYLRGRAITALHETGDLRFHPRCYYRPESGPTETWPAMIAAVTDLKGKLTGAHRTWLDPGGFSEAHLGRAPIDTPRRAMGELLGHAVRFGCCRDVMAAGEGIETMLSQRSVLPTMPALAALSAAHLSAILFPDTLRRLYIARDNDPAGDAAVATLIERTNAAGIEAMVLTPRLGDFNEDLRLLGPDALRAILRVQIAPQDVARFMTLRA, from the coding sequence ATGTCGCCTTGCGATGCATCGGAACTAGCAAGCCGTCTCGCCCATCGGGCGGAGGCGGTCTGCCGCCGCTACCTTTCCAACGGACGCCGTGAGGGCCGCTACTGGCTGGTTGGCGACGCCCGCAATGCGCCGGGACGCTCGATGTTTGTTCGTCTCAAGGGATCGGATTCCGGCAAGGGCGCCGCCGGGAAATGGACTGACGCCGCCACCGGTGAGCATGGCGACCTGCTGGATGTCATTCGGGAATCGCTTGGCCTTGTCGATTTCAAGGACGTCTGCAACGAGGCGCGCAGCTTTCTGTCCATGCCCCTGACGACGAACGAACCAAAGGACCAGTGGGAGCAAGCCGTTCCCGCTGCCGGCGGCTCTCCCGAAGCGGCGCGGCGGCTGGTCTCCATGTCGCAGCCGGTATCAGGAACGCTCGTGGAGGCGTATCTGCGCGGACGCGCGATTACAGCCTTGCATGAGACCGGGGACCTTCGGTTTCATCCGCGCTGCTACTACCGTCCAGAGAGCGGCCCGACCGAAACATGGCCGGCAATGATCGCGGCAGTCACCGACCTCAAAGGCAAGCTCACCGGCGCCCACCGCACCTGGCTCGATCCGGGCGGATTCAGCGAAGCACATCTCGGCCGTGCTCCGATCGACACGCCGAGACGAGCCATGGGCGAACTGCTCGGTCACGCTGTCCGCTTCGGCTGCTGTCGTGATGTCATGGCCGCCGGCGAAGGCATCGAGACCATGCTTTCGCAACGCTCTGTCCTGCCAACCATGCCAGCACTTGCGGCGCTGTCGGCGGCGCATCTGTCCGCAATTCTGTTCCCTGACACATTGCGGCGGCTCTACATCGCCCGCGACAATGATCCGGCAGGCGACGCAGCAGTGGCAACCCTGATTGAACGCACCAACGCGGCCGGCATCGAGGCGATGGTCCTGACGCCACGGCTCGGCGACTTCAACGAGGATTTGCGTCTGCTCGGTCCCGATGCCCTGAGGGCGATCCTGCGGGTACAGATCGCGCCGCAAGACGTCGCTCGCTTCATGACGCTGAGGGCCTGA